A portion of the Algisphaera agarilytica genome contains these proteins:
- the phnC gene encoding phosphonate ABC transporter ATP-binding protein, translated as MLELRAIDKVYESRQGRVTAVEGVSLKLEKGEFCVLLGPSGAGKSTVLRVINGMTQATNGEVSFDGELVTRRNRRSIQNRIGTIHQQFFLVPRLSVLDNVLSGMLPKLGFLRSMLKLFASADRKRACELLGKVELKESQLYQKAGKLSGGQQQRVAIARAFIRNPDLVLADEPVASLDPSTSRGILRLLRGAAHETGATVLCSLHQVDLAHEFADRIVAMRQGKLVFDGKPSELDEAMLAHIYDGTPTSSQSASTSKPRSHEEAVVSMPGLEVAPA; from the coding sequence ATGCTTGAACTCCGTGCAATCGACAAGGTGTATGAGTCGCGTCAGGGCAGGGTGACCGCGGTGGAAGGCGTGAGCCTCAAGCTAGAGAAGGGGGAGTTCTGTGTGTTACTCGGGCCTTCGGGGGCGGGTAAATCGACTGTACTCCGTGTGATCAACGGTATGACGCAAGCAACGAATGGTGAAGTGTCATTCGATGGTGAGCTAGTGACACGCCGCAATCGCCGATCGATCCAGAACCGCATCGGCACAATCCACCAGCAGTTCTTCTTGGTCCCACGTCTCAGCGTGCTGGACAACGTGTTGTCGGGCATGCTGCCGAAGCTCGGCTTCCTCCGATCGATGCTCAAGCTCTTTGCCTCGGCAGACCGAAAGCGGGCGTGTGAGCTCCTTGGGAAGGTCGAGTTGAAGGAGTCGCAGCTTTATCAGAAGGCGGGCAAGCTCTCGGGCGGCCAGCAGCAGCGGGTGGCAATCGCCCGGGCCTTCATCCGCAATCCCGATTTAGTTTTAGCCGACGAGCCGGTCGCCAGCTTGGACCCGTCGACGAGCCGTGGCATCCTTCGTCTTCTGCGTGGTGCCGCCCACGAAACCGGAGCGACGGTGTTGTGCAGCCTGCACCAGGTCGACTTGGCCCACGAGTTTGCCGACAGGATCGTGGCGATGCGTCAGGGCAAGCTGGTGTTTGACGGCAAGCCCAGCGAACTCGACGAGGCGATGCTGGCTCACATCTACGACGGGACGCCCACCTCTAGCCAGTCGGCTTCGACATCCAAGCCCCGGTCCCATGAAGAGGCGGTGGTGTCGATGCCCGGCCTGGAGGTCGCCCCCGCGTGA
- the phnE gene encoding phosphonate ABC transporter, permease protein PhnE, translating to MSQVPLPHPVATNSPTEWKLRQPYSKKFIFGLLVGFVVLGWSFQNVELDRGMKELMQAVGYSVGLAETSQVATGATNYVEKGWPLVLSKETPVLRLEDFDRNNLPWLSHLETRTEIEPEFDTDAMQMINHEVTIEYLVQPIGYLGRVAMLMIETIEMAFWGTVIAVLVAIPLTFFGAKNYTPWIGLYHLSRGICSFNRAMPELITALFFVLMFGFGPIAGMVALGLHTSGLLGKFFADDIENADPGPQMALASTGAGKLKVIRFAVLPHVLPQFVAYVQYILERNVRTATVLGIVGAGGIGLELKGRWDMFAYGHVTTILLAIFVTVYLLECMSQYLRKRLIDTD from the coding sequence GTGAGCCAGGTTCCACTCCCCCATCCTGTTGCGACGAATTCGCCTACCGAGTGGAAGCTTCGTCAGCCGTACTCGAAGAAGTTTATCTTCGGCTTGCTCGTGGGTTTCGTTGTACTTGGCTGGTCGTTCCAGAACGTTGAGCTAGACCGCGGCATGAAGGAGTTGATGCAGGCTGTGGGCTACAGCGTAGGCCTCGCCGAGACTTCGCAGGTTGCGACCGGTGCGACGAATTACGTTGAAAAGGGTTGGCCCTTGGTGTTGTCCAAGGAGACGCCCGTCCTACGGCTGGAAGACTTCGACCGTAACAACTTGCCGTGGCTCAGCCATCTCGAAACGCGGACCGAGATCGAGCCGGAGTTCGACACCGACGCGATGCAGATGATCAACCACGAGGTGACTATCGAATACCTCGTTCAGCCTATCGGCTACCTCGGCCGGGTCGCCATGCTGATGATCGAGACGATCGAGATGGCGTTCTGGGGCACGGTGATCGCGGTGTTGGTGGCGATCCCACTAACGTTTTTTGGAGCCAAGAACTACACGCCGTGGATCGGTTTGTATCACCTTTCGCGGGGCATCTGCAGCTTCAATCGCGCTATGCCGGAGCTGATCACCGCGTTGTTCTTCGTGTTGATGTTCGGCTTTGGCCCGATCGCGGGTATGGTCGCGCTGGGGTTGCACACCAGCGGTTTGCTGGGCAAGTTTTTTGCGGATGACATCGAGAACGCCGACCCCGGGCCGCAGATGGCTTTGGCGTCGACCGGTGCGGGCAAGCTCAAGGTGATCCGCTTTGCGGTGTTGCCGCATGTGCTGCCGCAGTTTGTGGCCTACGTGCAGTACATCCTCGAACGCAACGTCCGCACCGCGACAGTGCTGGGCATCGTCGGAGCCGGGGGGATCGGGCTGGAACTCAAAGGCCGGTGGGACATGTTCGCCTACGGCCACGTCACCACGATCTTGCTGGCGATTTTCGTGACCGTTTACCTGCTCGAGTGTATGAGCCAGTATCTCCGTAAACGCCTGATTGATACCGACTGA
- a CDS encoding HAD family hydrolase yields the protein MKTARLDSLEERLVRWPAAAAEPRLILFDIDRTLLDTCGGNRRAMERAGRTVFGERFDLEGIDRSGRLDSHILMDAAYRLGQHLLAEQFNQFRTQYAIELESELDGQRVMPGAVAWVKRLAEIENVTLGLVTGNFASAAAVKIPAIGLDFSVFKANGFGGTGERRADLVGIARLRCPQAKIESTLIIGDTPRDIECARANGCPSLIVATGDYDADQLREAGAEDVVSDLTSPEATRFMNLFLRGKEADA from the coding sequence ATGAAGACTGCTCGCCTTGACTCTCTGGAAGAACGCTTGGTGCGTTGGCCCGCCGCCGCGGCCGAGCCTCGGCTGATCTTATTCGATATCGATCGCACGTTGCTCGACACCTGTGGCGGGAACCGTCGGGCGATGGAACGCGCGGGACGCACCGTGTTTGGCGAGCGTTTTGATCTCGAAGGGATCGACCGGTCGGGCCGGCTGGACTCGCACATCTTGATGGATGCGGCTTACCGGCTCGGCCAACACTTACTTGCCGAGCAGTTCAATCAGTTCCGGACGCAGTATGCGATCGAACTGGAAAGCGAACTGGACGGCCAACGCGTCATGCCCGGAGCGGTGGCTTGGGTTAAGCGGTTAGCGGAAATCGAAAACGTGACGCTAGGACTGGTGACCGGCAACTTCGCCAGTGCGGCGGCGGTGAAGATCCCCGCCATCGGCCTGGACTTCTCGGTGTTCAAAGCCAACGGCTTCGGGGGCACCGGTGAACGCCGGGCCGATCTGGTCGGCATTGCCCGGCTACGCTGCCCCCAAGCCAAGATCGAGTCGACGCTGATCATCGGCGACACGCCCCGCGACATCGAGTGTGCCCGGGCCAACGGCTGCCCGAGTCTGATCGTGGCGACCGGGGATTATGATGCGGATCAATTGCGTGAAGCGGGGGCTGAGGATGTGGTCAGCGACCTGACCTCACCCGAGGCCACGCGATTCATGAACCTGTTCTTGCGGGGCAAGGAGGCCGACGCATGA
- the phnF gene encoding phosphonate metabolism transcriptional regulator PhnF, translating to MTKKSAVNLSANEDAPQKQARYEAIAAILREEIIADHKPGDFLETESSFAERFGVNRHTIRRAIDELVSEDLVWRQQGRGTLVLQPPMDYQIHSQTRFTETVTSLGHQARSIVIGRRMTAASEGVARWLKIEPLSRVVQLDALRLVNDQPVLLTTHFFAADPYEPLYLEYDGGSLHGALREKFGVELKRMESLITARLPMDEDAMALRLSPKQPILRVKSLNVEVSSGQPVEYVISRFRADSVQLKVEP from the coding sequence ATGACCAAGAAATCTGCCGTAAACCTCAGCGCGAACGAAGACGCCCCACAGAAGCAGGCGCGCTACGAAGCGATCGCAGCGATCCTCCGGGAAGAAATCATCGCGGATCACAAGCCGGGCGACTTTCTGGAGACCGAGTCGAGCTTTGCGGAGCGGTTCGGGGTGAACCGCCACACCATCCGTCGGGCGATCGATGAATTGGTATCTGAGGATCTGGTTTGGCGTCAGCAGGGTCGGGGGACGTTGGTGCTTCAGCCGCCGATGGATTACCAGATCCACAGCCAGACCCGGTTTACCGAAACCGTGACATCGCTGGGGCATCAGGCCCGATCGATCGTCATCGGGCGTAGGATGACCGCGGCGTCCGAGGGCGTGGCTCGTTGGTTGAAGATCGAGCCGCTCAGCCGGGTGGTTCAGCTCGATGCACTGCGATTGGTCAACGATCAGCCGGTGTTGCTGACCACACACTTCTTTGCCGCCGATCCTTACGAGCCGCTGTACTTGGAATACGACGGCGGGTCGTTGCACGGTGCGTTACGCGAAAAATTCGGCGTCGAACTCAAGCGTATGGAAAGCCTAATCACCGCGCGTCTGCCGATGGACGAAGACGCGATGGCTCTGCGGCTGTCGCCCAAGCAGCCGATCTTGCGGGTCAAGAGCCTGAACGTCGAGGTGAGCAGTGGCCAGCCGGTGGAGTATGTGATCTCGCGTTTCCGGGCCGATAGTGTGCAGTTGAAAGTAGAGCCGTGA
- the phnG gene encoding phosphonate C-P lyase system protein PhnG, producing MTQASTTSIDGSIDRSRWAAALLRVEESRVIALAETLAERHGVRMKRVPKSGLAMMRLRDSVQSQAFNLGEIPLSSAHVVFNGPNGTEHEGGCQIMRDHEALAVAIAVCDGVLAAEVEGTSEVASLVCEGAAVSREDAAVRRGMRERSRVSFALMNQQDESGSAEGGADA from the coding sequence GTGACCCAAGCCAGCACCACTTCAATCGATGGATCGATCGACCGTTCGCGTTGGGCGGCGGCGTTGTTGCGTGTCGAGGAATCACGCGTCATCGCGTTGGCTGAGACCTTGGCGGAACGGCACGGGGTACGCATGAAACGTGTGCCTAAGTCGGGGCTGGCGATGATGCGGCTGCGCGACTCGGTGCAGAGCCAGGCGTTTAACCTCGGCGAGATCCCGCTGTCGTCGGCCCACGTTGTGTTCAACGGGCCGAACGGCACCGAACACGAAGGGGGTTGCCAGATCATGCGCGACCATGAGGCGTTGGCGGTGGCGATCGCGGTGTGTGACGGCGTGTTGGCGGCGGAAGTGGAGGGGACTTCGGAAGTTGCATCGCTGGTCTGCGAGGGCGCAGCGGTATCCCGGGAGGATGCGGCGGTGCGTCGCGGGATGCGTGAGCGCAGCCGGGTGTCGTTTGCGTTGATGAACCAGCAAGACGAATCCGGCAGCGCGGAAGGCGGGGCCGACGCGTGA
- the phnH gene encoding phosphonate C-P lyase system protein PhnH — MTLDPIWQPPLQQRVYRALLEAHSFPGRVIDLPVELGDQPATLAVLATLLDTSTSFCDADGLISPEDQLRLEAPSATADDADFVLFQADLAPPDGFKPRLGDVYHPHEGATLVLGGRSIVEGHTRFELSGPGVESTQPLNLTGFDTAWFAQREQWISAYPTGVDLILCDASRITAIPRTTMMRSLIEAPSTEGGRA; from the coding sequence ATGACGCTCGATCCGATCTGGCAGCCACCTCTCCAGCAACGTGTCTATCGCGCGCTGCTCGAGGCCCATAGCTTCCCCGGACGGGTGATTGATTTGCCTGTCGAACTGGGCGATCAACCCGCCACGCTGGCGGTGTTGGCGACGCTGCTGGATACCAGTACGTCGTTCTGTGATGCGGACGGCCTGATCAGTCCCGAGGACCAGCTGCGTCTCGAAGCTCCGTCGGCCACGGCCGATGACGCCGACTTTGTGTTGTTCCAGGCCGACTTGGCTCCGCCCGATGGGTTTAAGCCTCGTCTCGGCGATGTGTATCACCCGCACGAAGGGGCAACGCTCGTGTTGGGCGGCCGTTCTATCGTTGAAGGGCACACCCGTTTCGAGTTGTCGGGCCCGGGTGTAGAGTCCACGCAACCCCTGAATCTCACTGGTTTCGACACGGCCTGGTTCGCCCAACGCGAGCAGTGGATCTCGGCCTACCCCACCGGGGTCGACCTGATCCTTTGCGACGCGTCACGCATCACAGCCATACCTCGGACCACGATGATGCGGTCGCTTATCGAAGCTCCCTCAACAGAAGGGGGGCGGGCATGA
- a CDS encoding carbon-phosphorus lyase complex subunit PhnI, which translates to MSYVAIKGGENAIREAAELLQVLRTRGSTEGQPPLSPQAIERQLHFLHSQVMSEGGLYDTQLASLAVKQSLGDPMEAAFLLRASRSTRPRIANTPVIDTRKMRLIRRISSAFKDIPGGQMLGPTPDYTQRLFNWELLDESGESFRNKLMQWTDGLDVDSTESAEESPLPKVLDFLREQGLVDDAPEPCDEPFDITREPLVFPVDRSAALATMTRGQQGGIVALAYSNMRGYGDVHPTIAELRVGYVPVELPHPVTGEPTEAGEVLITECEVIAMYERSDEASTQRTGVGDTVEIDPEAPPRFTLGYGACFGHNEAKAIAMAILDRSLQKGMRDGPSNPSEDPEFVLLHIDGIDAMGFTVHYKMPHYVTFASDLDRLRKTQQQHADKKQSTETESPVAEEVASP; encoded by the coding sequence ATGAGTTACGTGGCCATCAAGGGCGGCGAGAACGCCATCCGCGAAGCGGCCGAGCTGTTGCAGGTGCTGCGTACACGCGGCAGCACGGAAGGGCAACCGCCGCTCTCACCTCAAGCCATCGAGCGCCAGCTCCACTTTCTGCACAGCCAGGTGATGAGCGAAGGCGGGCTCTACGACACGCAGCTCGCGTCGTTGGCGGTGAAGCAATCGCTGGGCGATCCGATGGAGGCGGCTTTTCTGTTACGTGCTTCCCGCTCGACCCGGCCGCGCATCGCCAACACGCCGGTGATCGACACCCGCAAGATGCGGCTGATCCGGCGGATCAGCTCGGCGTTCAAGGACATCCCTGGAGGCCAGATGCTTGGCCCCACGCCCGACTACACCCAGCGATTGTTCAACTGGGAGTTACTCGATGAATCGGGTGAGTCGTTCCGCAACAAGCTGATGCAATGGACTGACGGGCTTGATGTGGATTCAACGGAGTCGGCCGAGGAGTCGCCTCTGCCCAAGGTCCTGGATTTCCTGCGGGAGCAGGGCTTGGTCGATGACGCTCCCGAACCCTGTGATGAACCGTTCGACATCACCCGCGAGCCGTTGGTGTTTCCGGTCGATCGCTCGGCGGCACTGGCTACGATGACCCGCGGACAGCAGGGCGGTATCGTCGCACTCGCCTACTCGAACATGCGGGGATACGGTGATGTCCACCCGACCATCGCCGAGCTGCGCGTGGGCTACGTGCCCGTCGAGCTGCCGCACCCCGTCACAGGCGAACCCACCGAGGCGGGCGAGGTGTTGATCACCGAATGCGAAGTCATCGCGATGTATGAGCGATCCGACGAAGCCTCGACCCAGCGCACCGGCGTCGGCGACACCGTCGAGATCGACCCGGAAGCCCCGCCGCGTTTTACCCTCGGCTACGGCGCCTGCTTCGGGCACAACGAAGCCAAAGCCATCGCCATGGCCATCCTCGACCGCTCGTTGCAGAAGGGCATGCGTGACGGTCCCTCCAACCCTTCGGAGGACCCCGAGTTTGTGCTGCTGCACATCGACGGCATCGACGCCATGGGCTTCACCGTCCACTACAAGATGCCGCACTACGTGACGTTCGCCTCTGACCTGGATCGACTCCGCAAGACCCAGCAACAACACGCCGACAAAAAGCAGTCGACTGAAACCGAGTCGCCTGTTGCGGAGGAGGTGGCCTCGCCATGA
- a CDS encoding alpha-D-ribose 1-methylphosphonate 5-phosphate C-P-lyase PhnJ, whose amino-acid sequence MSLAELQSPQHREHTFGLIDETAKREIRRATLKAVCVPGYQVPFASREMPLARGFGTGGLQLTLSMIGEDDTLKIIDQGSDESVNACNMRDLITRVCPGVEPTFKTEDASIVQTRHRIPETPMREDQTLVFQVPYPDALVVVEANEARRVQMHGEADYARLFVKLYEDIVQYDEITLSHRYPTRIHGHYIIDPSPIPRYDVPKLHQSKQLNLFGAGREKKIYAVPPYTDAKPLEFQDVNFRVEDHLDDGGRRLVCCKCGADNTFLDELVLTDGSRAYACSDTEYCRRMVQQAKAASQTARGGVS is encoded by the coding sequence ATGAGTTTGGCTGAACTCCAATCCCCGCAGCACCGCGAACACACCTTCGGCCTGATCGACGAGACGGCCAAGCGTGAGATCCGCCGAGCGACGCTGAAGGCGGTGTGTGTGCCGGGCTACCAGGTCCCGTTCGCGTCGCGCGAGATGCCGTTGGCCCGCGGGTTCGGCACGGGGGGGTTGCAGCTTACGCTCTCGATGATCGGCGAAGACGACACACTCAAGATCATCGACCAGGGCTCGGATGAATCGGTCAACGCCTGCAACATGCGTGACCTGATCACCCGCGTCTGCCCGGGGGTTGAGCCGACGTTCAAGACCGAAGACGCCAGCATCGTCCAGACCCGCCACCGTATCCCCGAGACGCCGATGCGCGAAGACCAGACGCTAGTGTTTCAGGTACCTTACCCCGACGCGTTGGTCGTGGTCGAGGCCAACGAAGCCCGACGGGTGCAGATGCACGGCGAGGCCGACTACGCCCGCCTGTTCGTCAAGCTCTACGAAGACATCGTGCAATACGACGAGATCACCCTCAGCCACCGCTACCCAACCCGTATCCACGGCCACTACATCATCGACCCGTCGCCGATCCCACGCTACGACGTGCCCAAGCTGCACCAATCCAAACAGCTCAACCTTTTCGGGGCCGGACGGGAGAAGAAGATTTACGCCGTCCCGCCGTACACCGACGCCAAGCCGTTGGAGTTCCAGGACGTCAATTTCCGCGTGGAAGACCACCTCGACGATGGCGGCCGTCGCTTGGTCTGCTGCAAGTGCGGCGCGGACAACACGTTCCTCGATGAACTGGTGCTGACTGATGGCAGCCGGGCTTATGCCTGCAGCGACACCGAGTATTGCCGCCGGATGGTACAACAGGCCAAGGCCGCATCTCAGACGGCGAGAGGTGGTGTTTCATGA
- a CDS encoding ATP-binding cassette domain-containing protein — protein sequence MIRSIPVPTDVEQGLPPVLEVDGLTKVYGPIGPRTLEHTGPDAPGGGTNICPDTGSVVALNNVSLKLYPGQILAVIGESGSGKSTLLKTLYLDEPPTDGSALFRDPGLPGNTWDQAHDLFLYNPAQARRLRDRHIGIVRQNPKLELNFNISAGGNIAERVLAANAAELQGHPHYGDIRQRALELLSETQVPTARIDERPGNFSGGMQQRVQIAKALAIQPPVLLLDEITTGLDLSVQARIIDLILDLHDRLQPAILLVTHDISVVRTLASQTIVMRYGQIVEQGLTDQVLEDPQHPYTQELVNAAL from the coding sequence ATGATCCGTTCGATCCCAGTGCCGACCGATGTCGAGCAAGGCCTGCCGCCTGTGCTTGAAGTCGATGGGTTAACCAAGGTCTACGGCCCGATTGGCCCACGCACCCTGGAACACACCGGCCCCGACGCGCCGGGCGGCGGCACGAATATTTGCCCCGACACCGGCAGCGTCGTAGCGCTCAACAACGTTTCGCTTAAGCTCTACCCCGGGCAGATCCTCGCGGTCATCGGCGAGTCGGGCAGCGGCAAGTCCACACTGCTCAAAACGCTCTACCTCGACGAGCCGCCCACCGATGGCTCCGCCTTGTTCCGCGACCCCGGCTTGCCCGGCAACACCTGGGACCAGGCCCACGACCTGTTTCTCTACAACCCCGCCCAGGCCCGCCGCCTCCGCGACCGCCATATCGGCATCGTGCGGCAGAACCCCAAGCTGGAGTTGAATTTCAACATCTCGGCGGGTGGCAACATCGCTGAACGCGTCCTTGCCGCGAACGCCGCTGAGTTGCAGGGGCATCCGCACTACGGCGATATCCGGCAACGCGCTCTGGAGTTGCTCAGCGAAACCCAAGTCCCCACCGCCCGCATCGACGAACGACCCGGCAACTTCTCAGGCGGCATGCAGCAACGCGTCCAGATCGCCAAGGCCCTGGCCATCCAGCCGCCGGTGCTTCTGCTCGATGAGATCACCACCGGCCTCGACCTGTCGGTGCAGGCCCGCATCATCGACCTCATCCTCGATCTGCACGACCGCCTCCAACCCGCAATCCTTCTGGTGACCCACGACATCAGCGTCGTCCGCACCCTCGCCAGTCAAACCATCGTGATGCGTTACGGCCAGATCGTCGAGCAAGGCCTCACCGATCAGGTCCTCGAAGACCCTCAGCACCCCTACACGCAGGAGCTGGTGAACGCCGCGCTATGA
- a CDS encoding ATP-binding cassette domain-containing protein: MMPTDVYQDPEPVLEVRSLAKRFTLHERQRTIQAFEGLSFTAHTHHLAAMVGASGSGKSSALKCIYRTYVSDQGAILYRAHDGRTVDLTTADEQTVLDLRKGEIRFVSQFLKSLPRKTALQVVARPLVEQGIEYEQAMQHAREALERVNLPARLHELPPSTFSGGERQLVNLARALVVRPRLLLLDEPTASLDPRSTDRMVEIIRSLKQEPIAILAVFHNPQIVQSLADSTIEIAGGITWDHAAKAVSEQAALD, translated from the coding sequence ATGATGCCCACCGACGTCTACCAAGACCCCGAGCCCGTTCTCGAAGTCCGGAGCCTGGCCAAGCGATTCACCCTTCACGAACGTCAGCGCACCATCCAGGCGTTCGAGGGACTTTCGTTCACCGCCCACACCCACCACCTCGCCGCGATGGTCGGTGCGTCGGGTAGCGGTAAGTCCTCAGCACTCAAGTGCATCTACCGTACCTACGTCTCCGACCAGGGCGCGATCCTCTATCGGGCGCATGACGGACGGACGGTTGACCTTACCACGGCCGACGAGCAGACCGTCCTCGACCTCCGTAAGGGCGAGATCCGCTTCGTCAGTCAGTTCTTGAAGTCTTTGCCCCGCAAGACCGCGTTGCAGGTCGTGGCCCGCCCGCTGGTCGAGCAAGGCATCGAATACGAGCAAGCGATGCAACACGCCCGGGAAGCGCTAGAGCGTGTAAACCTCCCCGCCCGGCTGCATGAACTCCCGCCCTCCACGTTCTCCGGCGGCGAACGCCAACTGGTCAACCTCGCCCGTGCATTGGTCGTGCGTCCACGGCTTTTGTTGCTGGATGAGCCGACCGCCAGCCTCGACCCCCGCTCGACCGACCGTATGGTCGAGATCATCCGCTCTCTCAAGCAGGAACCCATCGCCATCCTCGCGGTGTTCCACAACCCGCAGATCGTTCAGTCACTCGCTGACTCCACCATCGAGATCGCGGGCGGGATCACCTGGGACCATGCGGCCAAAGCCGTGTCCGAACAAGCCGCCCTGGATTAA
- a CDS encoding alpha-D-ribose 1-methylphosphonate 5-triphosphate diphosphatase, translated as MSRTTLIHHARLVLPDQVIDDGSLLIEDSTIASICPDSDVADEHIDARGQVLMPGMIDLHSDAIESEIEPRPGVMLPTTFAIQQIDRSSAALGLTTVYHSLSFSGKELGLRNDELAASVARAVHAYAQTLHPCIDNRVHARYEVTNDAAISVLQELLAEEVLSLLSLMDHTPGQGQFQTMESYHNYLAKRYAYDTEALGTVIAEKLTAADGAWERATQLVEAAKQHDVPLASHDDDSASRVQMMIDLGVSLCEFPINAEAGEAIKEFGEHALVGSPNVFRGGSQSSGMRAIDAIEAGHADCLCSDYVPSTMLPAVWRVCDELGHSLPEAVRLVTLNPAEAVDLHDRGLLAPGLRADLLLVNEDGEYPSVTRTWSRGRCTFRSDA; from the coding sequence ATGAGCCGTACCACCCTCATCCATCACGCCCGCTTGGTGCTGCCCGACCAAGTCATCGACGACGGCTCGCTGTTGATCGAAGACTCCACCATCGCTTCGATCTGCCCCGACTCCGATGTTGCCGACGAACACATCGATGCCCGCGGGCAGGTGCTGATGCCCGGCATGATCGACCTGCACTCCGACGCGATCGAATCCGAGATCGAGCCCCGCCCCGGCGTCATGTTGCCCACAACGTTTGCCATCCAGCAGATCGACCGCAGCAGCGCTGCGTTGGGCCTCACCACGGTGTACCACTCGCTGTCGTTTTCTGGCAAAGAGCTCGGCCTCCGCAACGATGAGCTAGCCGCCAGCGTCGCAAGGGCGGTTCACGCATACGCCCAAACGCTTCACCCTTGCATCGATAACCGGGTCCACGCCCGCTACGAAGTCACGAACGACGCCGCGATCTCGGTGCTGCAGGAGTTGTTGGCCGAGGAAGTGTTGTCGTTGCTCTCGCTGATGGACCACACGCCCGGCCAAGGCCAGTTCCAAACCATGGAGTCTTACCACAATTACCTGGCCAAGCGCTACGCCTACGACACCGAAGCCCTAGGCACGGTGATTGCCGAGAAGCTGACCGCCGCGGACGGCGCCTGGGAAAGGGCCACGCAACTGGTCGAGGCTGCCAAGCAGCACGACGTCCCGTTGGCTAGCCACGACGACGACTCCGCCAGCCGGGTGCAGATGATGATCGACCTCGGCGTCAGTCTCTGCGAGTTCCCGATCAATGCCGAGGCGGGCGAGGCCATCAAAGAATTCGGCGAACACGCCCTCGTCGGTTCGCCCAACGTCTTCCGTGGCGGGAGCCAATCCTCGGGGATGCGGGCGATCGACGCCATCGAAGCCGGCCACGCCGACTGCCTCTGTAGCGACTACGTCCCCAGCACGATGCTCCCCGCGGTGTGGCGGGTGTGTGACGAGCTAGGCCACTCGCTGCCCGAAGCGGTGCGGTTGGTCACCCTCAACCCCGCCGAAGCCGTGGACCTCCACGACCGTGGCCTGCTCGCCCCGGGCCTCCGGGCTGACCTGCTGCTCGTGAATGAAGACGGCGAATACCCATCCGTTACCCGCACCTGGTCCCGGGGCCGGTGCACGTTCCGATCCGATGCGTAG
- a CDS encoding metallophosphoesterase family protein: protein MTTPDPSPLKIGLVTDIHYADTAANEKRDTRASLHRVRQAIGDFQTHDVDVVVCLGDLIHSGPDVEAERSYMQTIVAELRRVDRPIYFCLGNHCVDRLTKAEALEIIGQPTATFEAIHKGIRILGLDTCFNPEGSSYGRLNSDWRVAVLPEAELDKLEQSISKNTSPTLLFSHHRLDANDDWSLRNAEEVRRRIGPHKHLSYAVQGHAHLADFRSIGHQGFLTLMPMVYSDPKLNAYSILTVMSSQSIALQGFGNQTSWNP, encoded by the coding sequence GTGACCACCCCCGACCCCAGCCCGCTCAAGATCGGCCTCGTCACCGACATCCATTACGCCGATACCGCCGCTAACGAAAAACGCGATACGCGTGCCTCCCTGCACCGTGTCCGCCAAGCCATAGGCGACTTTCAGACACACGACGTCGATGTCGTCGTCTGCCTCGGCGACCTCATCCATTCCGGGCCGGACGTTGAGGCTGAACGTTCATATATGCAGACGATCGTTGCGGAGCTACGGCGCGTTGATCGACCGATCTACTTTTGCCTCGGTAACCACTGCGTGGATCGTTTAACCAAAGCCGAAGCACTTGAAATCATCGGACAGCCCACCGCCACGTTCGAAGCCATCCATAAAGGCATCCGCATCTTAGGTCTGGATACCTGTTTTAACCCCGAGGGCTCGTCGTACGGCCGGCTCAATAGCGATTGGCGAGTTGCCGTGCTTCCCGAAGCTGAACTGGACAAACTCGAACAATCCATATCGAAGAACACTTCCCCTACACTTCTCTTCTCCCACCATCGTCTGGACGCGAACGACGATTGGTCACTTCGTAACGCGGAGGAAGTCCGCCGCAGGATTGGCCCCCACAAGCATCTCTCTTATGCCGTGCAAGGCCATGCCCACCTCGCCGATTTTCGATCGATCGGGCATCAGGGTTTCCTTACGCTGATGCCGATGGTTTACTCTGACCCCAAGCTCAATGCATACTCAATTCTGACCGTAATGTCGTCTCAGAGTATTGCACTGCAAGGTTTCGGTAATCAGACTTCTTGGAATCCATAG